A part of Aspergillus flavus chromosome 1, complete sequence genomic DNA contains:
- a CDS encoding WD repeat-containing protein, producing the protein MGNEEISDFEKQRLANIAERDALLKQLSLNAQSVFTPTLPNRATGSQAKTKKKPAPKKVKKEEESPAPRRMSSRLRGIAADSEVAKRKAEEQHQAYQEAERAKRVRKSDSFSLNDIFVSGQKLSGDGLLGVDVVTKGVAVPYQRTFGDDDIKKTTDKELKALRKEMSELQLWEAWEPNRIKLTPERVYTMTFHPSETKPLIFAGDKMGHLGILDASQEKPTSVKQEDEDEEDDDPDPVLTTLKPHTRTISSMVIHPSKPTHLYTASYDSSIREMDLEKTTSVERYAPDSTSDDVPLSGLDMAADDPNTLYWTTLEGEFGRYDMRTPKQGSVAVWSLSEKKIGGFSLLPTHSHYFATASLDRTMRLWDIRKLSRREPVPVGEHQSRLSVSHAAFNSAGQVATSSYDDSLKLYDFGAKGIASWKPGHTLSDAEMKPDTVVRHNCQTGRWVTILRPQWQINPQSHIQRFCIGNMNRFVDVYSSSGDQLAQLGGDGITATYLYPGMFCLVVPSFFVAWFYVIPCGLTIVQNSVENE; encoded by the exons ATGGGTAACGAAGAGATATCCGATTTCGAAAAGCAACGGCTTGCGAATATCGCGGAGCGCGATGCGCTTCTCAAGCAGTTATCGCTAAATGCGCAATCCGTCTTCACGCCGACTTTGCCAAATCGCGCGACGGGGAGCCAGgcaaagacgaagaaaaaacCGGCCCcgaagaaggtcaagaaggaagaggagtcACCTGCGCCGCGGCGCATGTCCTCACGTCTGAGGGGTATTGCGGCGGATAGTGAGGTGGCGAAACGGAAAGCTGAGGAGCAGCACCAGGCTTATCAGGAGGCGGAGAGGGCCAAGAGGGTGAGAAAGTCGGATTCATTCTCACTGAATGACATATTTGTTTCGGGCCAAAAGCTTAGTGGGGATGGTTTGCTTGGTGTGGATGTTGTTACGAAGGGCGTCGCGGTGCCTTACCAGCGGACGTTtggcgatgatgatatcaagaagacAACGGATAAGGAATTGAAAGCtttgagaaaggaaatgagtGAATTGCAGCTGTGGGAGGCTTGGGAGCCTAACC GAATCAAGCTCACCCCCGAGAGAGTGTATACCATGACATTCCACCCTTCGGAGACCAAGCCATTAATCTTTGCTGGAGACAAGATGGGTCATCTCGGCATCCTGGACGCATCACAGGAAAAGCCGACCTCGGTGAAgcaggaagacgaagatgaagaggacgatgacCCTGACCCAGTCCTAACGACCCTCAAGCCACATACCCGGACAATAAGTTCCATGGTGATCCACCCATCCAAGCCGACGCATCTATATACCGCCAGCTACGACAGTTCTATCCGAGAAATGGACCTGGAAAAGACAACATCGGTGGAACGGTACGCCCCAGATTCAACGTCAGACGATGTTCCATTGTCTGGTCTGGACATGGCTGCCGATGATCCCAACACTCTCTACTGGACTACCTTGGAGGGTGAGTTTGGCCGATACGATATGCGTACACCCAAGCAAGGCTCGGTAGCCGTCTGGAGTCTGTCCGAGAAAAAGATAGGTGGCTTTTCACTACTCCCGACTCACTCGCACTATTTTGCGACGGCCAGTTTAGACCGGACCATGCGACTTTGGGATATTCGGAAGCTATCACGTCGCGAACCTGTTCCTGTGGGAGAGCACCAGAGTCGATTGTCAGTTTCGCATGCGGCATTCAATAGTGCCGGACAGGTTGCGACATCTTCTTACGATGACAGCCTAAAACTGTATGACTTTGGTGCCAAAGGAATTGCCTCCTGGAAGCCAGGACATACCCTTTCGGATGCAGAAATGAAACCCGACACGGTGGTACGGCACAACTGTCAAACTGGACGATGGGTTACCAT TCTCCGTCCTCAATGGCAAATAAATCCTCAATCGCATATCCAGCGATTCTGCATCGGAAATATGAATCGTTTTGTCGACGTCTACAGTAGTTCGGGTGACCAGCTCGCGCAACTTGGAGGCGACGGCATCACTGCC ACATACCTGTATCCTGGCATGTTTTGCTTGGTTGTTCCTTCGTTCTTCGTTGCTTGGTTCTATGTCATACCCTGTGGGTTAACGATTGTACAGAACTCGGTTGAGAACGAATAA
- a CDS encoding NADH-ubiquinone oxidoreductase 213 kDa subunit — protein MAETATSQNPSEPSERLAHYKQKPIPDSTATMAGHTEDHSYHPKDAIQAAMKTTMLTGGVGLFASAVQNTLTRKNVGPFGVFVRSGGTIGVFAAMGGTYEFVKTASANLREKEDHWNVALGGFFSGTILGLRARTFPALLGYGAALATFMGAFEYTGGSLWGYKKNADIDEFERREQLRKSYRTSGEQTLAELGEGRGLYGPGYAERRAQRIKEAYGIEVPTSQAPAS, from the exons ATGGCAGAAACCGCGACTTCCCAAAATCCCAGCGAACCGTCTGAACGACTCGCCCACTACAAGCAGAAGCCCATTCCAGATTCAACCGCCACCATGGCTGGACATACTGAAGATCACAGCTACCATCCTAAGGATGCGATCCAGGCGGCAATGAAGACCACTATGCTCACTGGTGGAGTGGGTCTCTTCGCCTCGGCAGTTCAGAACACCCTCACCAGGAAGAACGTTGGGCCATTCGGTGTCTTCGTGAGAAGCGGCGGCACGATCGGTGTATTCG CGGCAATGGGAGGTACCTATGAGTTCGTGAAGACTGCGTCCGCCAACCtgcgggagaaggaggatcaCTGGAACGTCGCATTGGGtggtttcttctctggtACAATCCTGGGTCTACGAG CCCGGACTTTCCCCGCCCTTCTCGGTTACGGTGCTGCACTGGCAACCTTCATGGGCGCTTTCGAATACACTGGCGGATCGTTGTGGGGTTACAAGAAGAACGCCGATATTGACGAGTTCGAGCGTCGGGAGCAATTGCGGAAGTCATACAGAACCTCGGGCGAGCAGACCCTTGCCGAGTTGGGTGAGGGACGAG GTCTCTATGGCCCTGGCTACGCCGAGAGACGGGCACAGAGAATCAAGGAAGCATACGGTATCGAGGTCCCCACATCCCAGGCTCCCGCTTCATGA
- a CDS encoding RNP domain protein, with amino-acid sequence MADVYRPYQRERSRSPRRRSRSPRRSRRSYSPRSRSRSRDDYRRSERRSRSPMSAAPGASGGHSGSGYGGRSSYPPPPRSFEDRAVAKEQMMQAVRESSQQDRRVYVGNLSYDVKWHHLKDFMRQAGEVIFADVLLLPNGMSKGCGIVEYATREQAQNAVNTLSNQNLMGRLVYVREDREPEPRFTGGPSRGDFGGGGRGGFGGGGGGGYGGGAGGRQLYVSNLPFNVGWQDLKDLFRQAAQQGAVIRADVHTDATGRPKGSGIVAFESPEDARNAIQQFNGYDWQGRALEVREDRFAGAGPGGFGGRGGFGGGFGRGGFGGRGGFGGGRGGFGGFGGRGGYGGGYGGPPGGAGGPGFEGAPSVPPNPFTDFATSGGEKGPVIYVRNLPWSTCNEDLVDLFSTIGKVDRAEIQYEPNGRSRGTGVVQFDNAETAETAIAKFTGYQYGGRPLGITFVKYMNAGAGPVDAMEGAEPTGGITQDQIM; translated from the exons ATGG CTGACGTTTACCGACCATATCAA CGCGAGAGGTCTCGTTCACCCCGTCGTCGTTCGCGCAGCCCTCGACGTAGCCGTCGCTCTTATTCGCCTCGGAGTCGCTCTCGGAGTCGTGACGATTATCGCCGCAGTGAACGCCGTTCCCGTTCGCCTATGAGTGCTGCACCAGGTGCCTCTGGAGGACATTCTGGTTCTGGTTACGGTGGACGCAGCAGCTACCCGCCGCCTCCGAGATCGTTTGAGGACCGCGCTGTCGCCAAAGAACAAATGATGCAAGCAGTGCGCGAGTCTTCCCAGCAAGACCGTCGGGTCTATGTGGGAAACCTTTCCTACGATGTCAAGTGGCACCACTTGAAAGATTTTATGAGACAGG CTGGTGAGGTCATCTTTGCCGACGTCTTATTACTTCCCAATGGAATGTCGAAG GGATGCGG GATTGTGGAATACGCAACGAGGGAGCAAGCGCAAAATGCGGTCAACACGCTCAGCAACCAGAACCTTATGGGTCGTCTAGTCTACGTTCGCGAG GACCGTGAACCCGAACCTCGTTTTACCGGTGGCCCTTCTCGTGGGGATTTCGGCGGTGGTGGCCGCGGCGGtttcggtggtggaggtggggGTGGTTACGGCGGTGGAGCTGGTGGAAGACAGCTCTACGTGTCCAAT CTTCCATTCAATGTTGGCTGGCAGGACCTGAAGGATCTTTTCCGCCAAGCAG CTCAGCAAGGCGCCGTCATCCGTGCCGATGTTCACACCGATGCTACTGGACGTCCCAAGGGCTCCGGCATTGTCGCCTTTGAATCTCCGGAGGATGCCCGTAATGCTATCCAGCAGTTCAATGGCTACGATTGGCAGGGTCGGGCTTTGGAGGTTCGTGAGGATCGCTTTGCTGGTGCCGGGCCAGGCGGATTTGGAGGCCGCGGTGGCTTCGGTGGTGGCTTTGGCCGTGGTGGTTTCGGTGGTCGTGGCGGCTTCGGCGGTGGCCGTGGCGGCTTTGGCGGATTCGGAGGTCGTGGTGGCTACGGTGGTGGCTACGGTGGACCTcctggtggtgctggtggccCTGGCTTCGAGGGTGCCCCTTCGGTTCCCCCCAACCCGTTCACGGATTTTGCAACCTCCGGAGGCGAGAAGGGCCCGGTTATCTATGTCCGCAAC CTGCCCTGGTCTACCTGCAACGAAGATCTGGTCGATCTGTTCTCGACTATTGGAAAGGTTGATCGTGCGGAGATTCAGTACGAGCCCAATGGTCGCTCTCGCGGCACGGGTGTCGTCCAGTTTGACAACGCAGAGACAGCAGAAACTGCGATTG CCAAGTTCACCGGTTATCAATACGGTGGCCGTCCGCTCGGCATCACTTTTGTCAAGTACATGAATGCAGGCGCTGGCCCCGTAGACGCCATGGAGGGTGCCGAGCCGACTGGCGGTATCACCCAGGACCAGATCATGTAA
- a CDS encoding COQ9-domain-containing protein, which produces MAQPHHLTRCHAAILSTSKRQLTTLRTTTRSIIPQCTRQLHHQTRPARRQPTPAHLTSSPISQPTRRSYHSEHHPDPPPHEYTNSQTTILSAALRHVPTHGFTRDALTLGARDSGFLDVSVQLLPRGEFDLVLFWLASRRGLLRASVDNGLFEKDERVKAGLKLTVEEKTKLLIMERLRMNTEIRHQWQDALALMSLAGNIPLSLSELHALSSEILTLAGDASVDASWYTKRLSVAAIYASSEVVMTRDQSPGLSETEAFVERRVEDSSAIGEKLTGFKQCLGFVGSTAIGLGRSWGLKI; this is translated from the exons ATGGCACAACCGCACCATCTAACCCGCTGCCACGCAGCCATCCTATCAACCTCCAAGCGCCAACTAACCACTCTTCGCACCACCACCCGCTCCATAATTCCACAATGCACTCGCCAACTCCATCATCAAACCCGACCAGCCCGCCGTCAACCTACTCCAGCACACCTCACATCCTCTCCCATTTCACAACCAACCAGACGATCCTATCACTCTGAACACCACCCTGACCCGCCACCTCACGAATACACCAACTCCCAAACTACCATCCTCTCCGCTGCGCTCCGCCATGTCCCGACCCACGGCTTCACCCGCGACGCCCTCACCCTCGGCGCCCGCGATAGCGGCTTCCTAGACGTCTCGGTGCAATTGCTCCCGCGCGGAGAGTTTGACCTGGTTTTATTCTGGCTAGCAAGCCGCCGAGGATTATTGCGCGCAAGCGTGGACAATGGACTCTTCGAAAAGGATGAGCGGGTGAAGGCCGGATTGAAATTGAccgtggaggagaagacgaagctcTTGATCATGGAGAGGTTGAGAATGAATACCGAGATAAGGCATCAATGGCAGGAT GCCCTGGCGCTTATGTCGCTGGCGGGTAATATTCCTCTGTCATTGTCGGAGTTGCATGCGCTTTCGTCGGAGATCTTGACGCTCGCTGGCGATGCTTCGGTTGATGCGTCGTGGTATACGAAGCGGTTGTCTGTTGCGGCGATTTATGCTTCGTCGGAGGTGGTTATGACCCGGGATCAGAGTCCTGGTCTTTCTGAGACGGAGGCGTTCGTTGAGCGGCGTGTTGAGGATAGCTCTGCTATCGGGGAGAAGTTGACCGGATTTAAGCAGTGTTTAGGGTTTGTGGGGTCGACAGCTATAGGGCTGGGGAGGAGCTGGGGATTGAAGATTTAA